The following coding sequences are from one Rutidosis leptorrhynchoides isolate AG116_Rl617_1_P2 chromosome 11, CSIRO_AGI_Rlap_v1, whole genome shotgun sequence window:
- the LOC139877676 gene encoding dolichol-phosphate mannose synthase subunit 3-like has translation MKHIVKIMTFLVAITAIWISLLQTAMILKSHTWLLPLYLIVSLGCYGLLMVGVGLMQFPTCPHEAILLQQDVIEAKEFLKHKGVDVGSD, from the exons ATGAAACATATTGTGAAGATTATGACGTTTTTGGTGGCGATTACTGCCATTTGGATCAGCTTATTACAGACTGCAATGATTCTTAAGAGCCATACTTGGTTG TTGCCTCTGTACTTGATTGTGTCGTTAGGATGCTACGGTCTTTTAATGGTTGGCGTTGGTTTGATGCAATTTCCGACTTGCCCTCACGAAGCTATTTTGCTACAACAG GATGTGATTGAGGCAAAGGAATTTTTGAAGCACAAAGGGGTAGATGTTGGTTCAGATTGA
- the LOC139877080 gene encoding uncharacterized protein yields MVSIRRQRLIKLYGRSPSQELLSPENGISPSRVQNTRHESVPPMTPSVNIDQAAEVKEKLKEPEPSNGNGPSNQQEIQHPVFKRRKRHRRKHFENQEPCIMRGVYFKNMKWQAAIKVDKKQIHLGTVGSQEEAARLYDRAAFMCGREPNFELTVEDKDKLSKMSWDDFLTMTRTAINSKKHQRRVSSRMKFEGPSQNNGDLKIEADEGGNSFSGSDDADTSAS; encoded by the exons ATGGTGAGCATTCGTCGCCAAAGATTGATCAAGCTTTATG GTCGAAGTCCTTCTCAAGAACTTCTATCACCTGAAAATGGGATTTCCCCGAGTCGGGTTCAGAACACAAGACACGAAAGTGTGCCTCCAATGACCCCTTCGGTCAACATTGACCAAGCTGCAGAG GTAAAGGAAAAATTAAAAGAACCTGAACCCTCAAATGGTAATGGACCATCTAATCAACAAGAAATTCAGCATCCAG TGTTCAAAAGGCGAAAAAGACACAGAAGAAAACATTTTGAAAATCAAGAACCTTGCATAATGAGAGGTGTATATTTCAAGAACATGAAATGGCAAGCTGCCATTAAAGTCGACAAGAAACAGATCCATTTAGGCACAGTTGGCTCCCAAGAAGAAGCTGCTCGTTTATATGACCG GGCTGCTTTCATGTGTGGTAGAGAACCAAACTTTGAGCTTACGGTTGAGGACAAGGATAAACTTAGCAAAATGAGTTGGGATGACTTTTTAACCATGACTCGAACTGCAATCAACAGTAAAA AACATCAGAGAAGGGTGAGTTCTCGAATGAAGTTTGAGGGTCCATCGCAGAATAATGGTGACCTGAAAATTGAGGCTGACGAAGGAGGAAATAGCTTCTCGGGATCTGACGACGCGGACACATCAGCTTCTTGA